A window of the Balneola sp. genome harbors these coding sequences:
- the aspA gene encoding aspartate ammonia-lyase (catalyzes the formation of fumarate from aspartate), whose protein sequence is MSEFRTEKDSMGEVKVPKDALYGAQTQRAHDNFPVSGIKFSREFIEALGYVKKSAAAVNAELGLIDEGVAKAIKAAAQEVIDGMHDKEFVIDIFQTGSGTSTNMNANEMIAHRANELKKNLDVNIHPNDHINYGQSSNDVIPTTIRVAAVKAVNNNLIPALEHLHKTFLEKGKEYADVVKTGRTHLMDAMPVTIEQEFSGYARQIELGIKRVESTLERISELPQGGTAVGTGINTHKDFGKKFAAKISELTNEKFTEAENHFEAQATVDAPVELSGQLKTIAVGLMKIGNDLRWMNSGPNSGLGEVELAALQPGSSIMPGKVNPVIEESITMVCAQVIGNDATVTIAGQAGNFELNVMLPVVAHNLLESINILANAARNLADRSVSRLKVRKENIASMVEKNPILVTALNPIIGYDKAAKIAKKAYAEGRALKDVAKEMTDLSDEELEKALDPIKMTKGGFTE, encoded by the coding sequence ATGAGTGAATTTCGTACCGAAAAAGATTCCATGGGTGAAGTTAAGGTTCCTAAAGACGCTTTATATGGAGCACAGACCCAGCGTGCACACGATAATTTTCCAGTAAGTGGCATTAAATTCAGCCGGGAGTTTATTGAAGCTCTGGGCTATGTAAAGAAATCAGCCGCTGCTGTAAATGCAGAATTGGGACTGATTGATGAAGGGGTAGCCAAAGCTATAAAGGCTGCAGCCCAGGAAGTCATCGATGGAATGCACGACAAAGAATTCGTGATCGATATCTTTCAAACCGGTTCCGGTACTTCTACCAACATGAATGCGAATGAGATGATCGCTCACCGGGCTAATGAGCTCAAAAAAAATCTGGATGTAAATATTCACCCCAACGATCACATCAACTACGGACAAAGCTCCAATGATGTAATCCCAACTACTATCCGTGTAGCTGCTGTTAAAGCTGTAAATAATAACCTGATTCCGGCGCTTGAGCATCTTCACAAAACCTTTCTTGAAAAAGGAAAAGAATATGCTGATGTGGTTAAAACCGGCCGCACTCACCTCATGGATGCTATGCCGGTTACTATTGAACAAGAGTTTAGTGGTTATGCCCGCCAGATTGAACTAGGTATAAAGAGGGTAGAATCTACGCTCGAACGAATTAGTGAACTTCCCCAGGGCGGAACAGCTGTTGGAACTGGAATCAATACACATAAAGATTTTGGGAAGAAGTTTGCGGCTAAAATTTCTGAATTAACGAACGAGAAATTCACCGAAGCAGAAAATCACTTTGAAGCACAAGCAACGGTGGATGCGCCCGTTGAGCTCAGTGGTCAGCTAAAAACCATCGCAGTTGGGTTGATGAAAATCGGAAATGACTTACGCTGGATGAACTCAGGTCCCAATAGCGGACTTGGCGAAGTTGAGCTTGCTGCCTTGCAGCCCGGATCATCCATTATGCCGGGGAAAGTAAATCCGGTAATTGAAGAATCTATTACCATGGTTTGTGCGCAAGTAATCGGAAACGATGCTACAGTTACCATTGCCGGGCAAGCCGGAAATTTTGAACTAAATGTGATGTTACCCGTAGTGGCTCATAACCTGTTAGAGTCTATAAATATATTGGCTAATGCTGCCAGAAATCTGGCGGACCGATCTGTTTCAAGACTGAAAGTAAGGAAGGAGAATATTGCTTCAATGGTAGAAAAAAACCCAATTTTGGTTACTGCTTTAAATCCTATCATTGGATATGATAAAGCAGCTAAAATTGCCAAGAAAGCTTATGCTGAAGGCAGAGCCCTGAAAGATGTAGCAAAAGAGATGACAGATCTTTCCGATGAGGAACTTGAAAAAGCATTAGATCCTATAAAAATGACAAAAGGAGGCTTTACCGAGTAA